A single genomic interval of Terriglobia bacterium harbors:
- a CDS encoding DUF1592 domain-containing protein, translated as MNTKLLLAGAVTVMSVAMVSAQSAQTTRTAAPVARSAQQTTPQATPLKANTPAPARDATAQRALLDQYCVTCHNVKLKTANLLLDELDIAHIGQHAEIGEKVVRKLRAGMMPPKGMKRPDPATLNAFVVWTENELDRSAVTSVPSPGLHRLNRTEYANAIRDLIGLEVDSTKFLPPDDSTRGFDNIAGALTMSPALMEAYLSAAGKISRLAIGDVSAPTQGVFEVPPDTAQNFHVEGLPFGTRGGMLIKYDFPADGEYTFKVTGITGYFQAVLGQIKGEQLEVTVDGSRVKLFDWDKEIANTRGNGGRSPRIPLKAGLHTVGVTFIATNDLPATELNRPFERTMNTPGDIPGYQFYPHVGQVVIEGPYNAQGAQDTASRQKIFVCHPATARDENTCARTIISTLTKHAFRRPATPADMESLTDFYLAGRKEGGTFDQGIEAALQRILADPEFVYRGEREPAGIAVGKAYRITDLELASRLSFFLWSSVPDDQLIDLAVQGKLKDPIVLEKQVRRMLADPRAEALITNFTGQWLSVRSLKTSEPVVNLFPDYDDNLRDAFQREVELFFGSVVHEDRSVLDLLTADYTYVNERLAKHYGIPNIYGPQFRRVTLGPDMDMRRGLLGKGALLTVTSNAARTSPVQRGKWFLQTFLGVSPPDPPPNVPAIKEKAADTTGNAKAPTMRQTMEAHHSNPTCNTCHQIFEPLGLALENFDAVGMWRTQDEGQPIDASGVIVDGTKVDGVKSLRDVLVKRQDTFMRVVAEKLLTYGLGRGVEYPDMPLVRSIVRDASANNYKFSSLVLGVVKSPAFQMNMKAAPLTAAR; from the coding sequence GTGAACACCAAGTTATTGCTGGCCGGTGCCGTGACTGTCATGTCAGTCGCCATGGTATCTGCACAGTCCGCTCAAACGACCAGGACGGCGGCCCCAGTGGCCAGATCTGCGCAACAAACGACGCCGCAGGCAACGCCGCTGAAGGCGAATACGCCGGCTCCCGCCCGGGATGCCACAGCTCAGCGTGCGCTTCTCGATCAGTATTGCGTGACATGTCACAACGTCAAGCTGAAGACGGCGAACCTGCTGTTGGATGAACTCGATATTGCGCATATCGGCCAGCATGCGGAAATCGGTGAGAAGGTCGTCCGCAAGCTGCGCGCGGGCATGATGCCGCCCAAGGGAATGAAGCGTCCGGATCCCGCAACCCTGAATGCCTTTGTGGTCTGGACGGAAAACGAACTCGATCGCAGCGCCGTCACCAGCGTTCCGTCGCCCGGACTCCATCGCCTGAATCGCACCGAGTACGCGAATGCGATTCGTGATCTGATCGGCCTCGAAGTCGACTCCACGAAGTTCCTTCCGCCCGACGATTCCACCCGCGGTTTCGACAACATTGCCGGCGCTCTGACGATGTCGCCCGCTTTGATGGAGGCGTATCTTTCGGCTGCGGGAAAAATCAGCCGGCTCGCGATTGGCGATGTCTCGGCTCCAACGCAGGGCGTGTTCGAAGTTCCGCCGGATACCGCGCAGAACTTCCATGTCGAGGGACTGCCTTTCGGAACCCGCGGCGGCATGCTGATCAAATATGACTTCCCGGCAGACGGCGAATACACCTTCAAAGTCACGGGCATCACGGGATACTTCCAGGCCGTGCTCGGGCAAATCAAAGGGGAGCAGCTCGAGGTTACTGTCGACGGCTCGCGCGTCAAGCTGTTCGATTGGGACAAGGAAATCGCGAATACGCGCGGCAACGGAGGACGCAGTCCCCGCATCCCGCTCAAGGCCGGATTGCATACCGTCGGCGTAACCTTCATCGCAACGAATGATCTGCCAGCTACGGAATTGAACCGGCCGTTCGAACGCACCATGAACACCCCCGGAGACATCCCGGGATATCAGTTCTATCCCCACGTCGGGCAAGTCGTGATCGAAGGTCCATACAATGCCCAGGGCGCGCAAGATACAGCGAGCCGGCAGAAGATTTTTGTCTGCCATCCGGCGACGGCCCGGGACGAAAACACCTGCGCCCGAACCATCATCTCGACTTTAACAAAGCACGCGTTCCGGCGGCCCGCTACGCCGGCGGACATGGAGTCGCTGACGGACTTCTATCTCGCCGGCCGGAAAGAAGGCGGCACTTTCGATCAGGGTATCGAAGCGGCTTTGCAGCGCATCCTTGCGGATCCTGAATTCGTCTATCGCGGAGAACGCGAGCCGGCAGGTATTGCCGTCGGGAAGGCCTATCGCATCACCGACCTCGAGCTGGCATCGCGCTTATCGTTCTTTTTGTGGAGCAGTGTCCCCGACGATCAGTTGATCGACCTGGCGGTTCAAGGCAAGCTCAAGGATCCCATCGTTCTGGAGAAGCAGGTGCGGCGCATGCTTGCCGATCCGCGCGCCGAGGCTCTGATTACGAATTTCACCGGACAGTGGCTCAGCGTCCGTTCGTTGAAGACGAGCGAACCCGTCGTGAATCTGTTCCCGGACTACGATGACAATCTGAGGGACGCATTTCAGCGCGAAGTGGAACTCTTCTTCGGCAGCGTCGTTCATGAAGATCGCAGCGTGCTGGACCTGCTGACCGCCGATTACACCTACGTCAACGAGCGGCTGGCCAAACACTATGGAATCCCCAATATCTACGGCCCGCAATTCCGCCGTGTGACGCTGGGCCCGGATATGGACATGCGGCGCGGCCTGCTCGGCAAGGGGGCGCTGCTGACAGTGACTTCGAACGCGGCCCGCACTTCTCCGGTGCAACGCGGCAAGTGGTTCCTGCAGACTTTCCTGGGCGTCAGCCCGCCGGATCCGCCGCCAAACGTTCCGGCGATCAAGGAAAAAGCGGCAGACACGACCGGCAATGCGAAGGCGCCGACGATGCGACAGACGATGGAAGCGCATCATTCGAATCCGACGTGCAACACCTGCCATCAGATCTTTGAGCCGCTCGGCCTGGCGCTGGAAAATTTCGACGCTGTCGGTATGTGGCGGACCCAGGATGAAGGCCAGCCTATCGATGCCAGCGGCGTCATCGTGGATGGAACGAAAGTGGACGGCGTGAAGAGCCTTCGCGACGTGCTGGTCAAACGCCAGGATACGTTTATGCGCGTCGTTGCCGAGAAGCTTCTGACCTACGGTCTCGGCCGTGGCGTCGAATATCCCGACATGCCGCTGGTTCGTTCGATCGTTCGCGACGCGTCGGCCAACAATTATAAGTTTTCGTCTCTTGTGCTCGGCGTCGTCAAGAGCCCTGCATTCCAGATGAACATGAAAGCCGCCCCGCTAACGGCGGCGCGTTAG
- a CDS encoding DUF1572 family protein codes for MRQIVSSLEGEWRRYKALGEGAFRQLRDDEFGKSGPGDNNSMAVMVWHIAGNLKSRFTDFLTADGEKSWRKRDTEFEPRVGITRAEVLSRWNDGWAVLFSALEPLQDEDLFRTVSIRGEQFTVVDALQRLVAHTSYHVGQIVYLAKSFRGTSWDSLSIPLGKSEEYNRNPASQRPPGAR; via the coding sequence ATGAGACAGATTGTTTCCTCGCTCGAAGGCGAATGGCGCCGCTATAAAGCCCTGGGGGAAGGGGCGTTCCGGCAGCTGAGGGACGACGAGTTCGGCAAGAGCGGGCCGGGCGACAACAACTCCATGGCCGTCATGGTCTGGCACATCGCCGGGAACCTGAAGTCGCGATTCACAGACTTTCTGACCGCTGACGGTGAAAAGTCCTGGCGGAAACGCGACACCGAATTCGAACCGCGCGTTGGAATCACCCGTGCCGAGGTCCTCAGCCGATGGAATGACGGCTGGGCCGTCCTGTTTTCAGCGCTGGAGCCGCTCCAGGATGAGGATCTTTTCCGCACGGTCAGCATTCGCGGCGAGCAGTTCACTGTGGTCGATGCGTTGCAGCGCCTTGTGGCGCACACGAGCTACCACGTCGGTCAGATCGTCTATCTTGCCAAATCGTTCCGCGGCACTTCGTGGGATTCTCTCTCCATTCCGCTGGGAAAGTCCGAGGAATACAACCGCAACCCGGCCTCGCAGCGGCCTCCGGGCGCCCGGTGA
- a CDS encoding DedA family protein yields the protein MREAAFHWIAQWISQYGYAGIFSLLVFGIVGLPVPDEWLLTFSGYLVFKRTLVFAPTFVAAFAGSSCGITFSYLLGRLFDTYVLLKYGRFIHLTPERLARVHTWFERRGRWTLLIGYFIPGVRHLTGYVAGVSKLSYANFALFAYTGAFCWAAVFISLGYLLGEQWNRVLESIHETKLLMIGLAVAAVLGYLIFSYLRRQQRHA from the coding sequence ATGAGAGAAGCCGCCTTCCATTGGATCGCACAATGGATTTCACAATATGGATACGCCGGAATTTTCTCGCTGCTTGTATTTGGAATCGTCGGCTTGCCTGTGCCCGACGAGTGGCTGCTGACATTTTCCGGCTATCTGGTTTTCAAGCGCACGCTCGTGTTTGCTCCGACCTTCGTGGCCGCTTTTGCCGGCAGTTCGTGCGGCATCACGTTCAGTTACCTGCTGGGGCGGCTCTTCGATACATACGTCCTCCTGAAGTACGGCCGCTTCATTCATCTGACACCCGAGCGGCTGGCACGTGTGCACACATGGTTCGAGCGCCGCGGGCGTTGGACGCTCCTGATCGGCTACTTCATTCCCGGTGTCCGCCACCTGACCGGATACGTCGCAGGCGTCTCAAAACTCTCCTATGCGAATTTTGCTCTCTTTGCCTACACAGGCGCATTTTGCTGGGCCGCTGTGTTCATCTCGCTGGGTTACCTTCTGGGAGAACAGTGGAATCGGGTGCTGGAGAGCATCCATGAAACAAAACTGCTTATGATTGGCCTCGCAGTTGCGGCCGTGCTTGGATATCTGATTTTCAGCTACCTCCGGCGGCAGCAGAGACACGCTTAA
- a CDS encoding putative metal-dependent hydrolase has translation MDPRYPIGKFTWSGSNTSSQRAELIEDITLTPQRLRKAVEGLMELQLNTPYREGGWTVRQVVHHLPDSHMNSYIRFKLALTEHEPTIKAYDEAKWAELIDARNAPIEPSLQLMDGLHRRWVMLLQSLSGDDVQRKFMHPELGVVSIDQYISVYAWHGKHHVAHITRLRERQGW, from the coding sequence ATGGACCCGAGATATCCGATCGGCAAGTTTACCTGGAGTGGCTCGAATACATCGAGCCAGCGCGCCGAGCTGATTGAAGATATTACCCTCACTCCGCAGCGGCTGCGAAAAGCTGTCGAAGGATTAATGGAGCTACAGCTGAACACGCCGTATCGGGAAGGCGGATGGACGGTTCGGCAGGTCGTGCACCACTTGCCGGACAGCCATATGAACAGCTACATCCGATTCAAGCTGGCCCTGACAGAGCACGAACCAACGATCAAGGCTTATGACGAAGCGAAGTGGGCGGAACTCATCGACGCCAGGAACGCGCCTATCGAACCATCATTGCAACTGATGGACGGGTTGCACCGCCGCTGGGTCATGCTCCTGCAGTCTTTGTCGGGCGACGACGTTCAACGGAAATTCATGCACCCGGAACTCGGAGTCGTTTCCATCGACCAATACATCTCCGTGTATGCCTGGCACGGAAAACATCATGTCGCGCACATCACCAGGCTGCGCGAAAGACAAGGCTGGTAG
- a CDS encoding ABC transporter permease → MKDIFTFGILFSTVRFATPLLLAALGGLFSERSGVINIALEGLMLAGAFASAAVTHYAGSPWIGLAAGIAAGLLGALIHAVACISFDADQVVTGTAINILMLGVPTLLSGALFETTGSTPPIPRTNLIPNAPVFIAFALVPIVWYLLYRTPFGLRLRAAGENPEAADTAGVSVIRIRYAGVLLSGALAAIGGAYLSIGQSSLFTRNMTAGRGFIALAALIFGKWRPFQTMLACLLFGFAEAASIQMQGVIPHVRVEYIQILPYILTMVVLAGFIGASRAPRALGQPYSKE, encoded by the coding sequence ATGAAAGACATCTTCACGTTCGGTATTTTGTTTTCGACGGTTCGGTTCGCCACGCCGTTGCTCCTTGCCGCCCTCGGAGGATTGTTCTCGGAGCGGTCGGGAGTCATCAATATCGCGTTGGAAGGTCTGATGCTGGCGGGCGCCTTTGCCAGTGCGGCAGTGACGCACTATGCGGGTAGCCCATGGATCGGCTTAGCGGCGGGAATCGCGGCCGGACTTCTTGGCGCTTTGATCCATGCTGTGGCCTGCATCAGTTTTGACGCGGATCAGGTCGTGACCGGCACCGCCATCAATATTCTGATGCTCGGCGTACCCACGCTGCTCAGCGGTGCGCTGTTTGAAACAACCGGCTCCACCCCGCCTATTCCACGCACGAACCTGATTCCGAACGCCCCGGTATTCATTGCCTTCGCGCTGGTGCCGATCGTCTGGTATCTGCTTTATCGCACCCCGTTCGGATTGCGATTGCGGGCAGCCGGTGAGAATCCGGAAGCCGCGGACACTGCAGGAGTCAGCGTGATTCGTATAAGGTACGCCGGCGTTCTTTTGTCCGGTGCGCTGGCGGCGATCGGAGGCGCATATCTTTCGATCGGGCAGTCGTCTTTGTTTACGCGCAACATGACTGCCGGCCGCGGCTTTATCGCGTTGGCGGCCTTGATATTTGGAAAATGGCGTCCGTTTCAGACGATGCTGGCGTGTCTGTTGTTCGGATTTGCGGAAGCCGCTTCGATCCAGATGCAGGGCGTGATCCCGCATGTGCGGGTCGAGTACATTCAGATTCTTCCCTACATTCTGACGATGGTTGTGCTTGCCGGTTTCATCGGCGCCTCCCGCGCGCCACGTGCTCTGGGACAGCCCTATTCGAAAGAATGA
- a CDS encoding ABC transporter permease, with product MKLARELLFPLIAIAAAFVIGGIVVAIIGDDPIYTYRLLIGSALSWPDGIGYTLFYATPLIFTGLAVAVAFRCGLLNIGAEGQLTIAAFATAWAGIEFGRLPWWLLIPLACGIAVLAGAAWGAIPGVLKARFGSHEVINTIMMNFIAAGIASALTQSYFKEQGDPILETRAIAGAGHIPRLGRFIPGLPSRLPLNFAFLLALAACALVYVFLWRTKWGYEIRATGSNPSAAEYGGISVKKEIVLAMAVSGGLAGFVAVNEVLGYRYRYYQDFSANYGFTGIAVALLGRNHPLGVLLAALFFGALTRGGLFVDIFTEHVSKDLVFVLQALIILFVAAEALFRRRMGKRVS from the coding sequence ATGAAGCTCGCACGCGAACTCCTGTTCCCCCTGATCGCGATAGCCGCTGCATTTGTGATCGGCGGAATCGTCGTCGCCATCATTGGAGACGATCCCATTTACACCTATCGGCTGCTTATCGGCAGCGCGCTGTCGTGGCCCGATGGCATCGGGTACACGCTTTTCTATGCCACTCCTCTTATTTTTACCGGGCTCGCGGTAGCGGTCGCATTCCGCTGCGGGCTGCTGAACATCGGAGCCGAGGGGCAATTGACGATCGCAGCGTTCGCGACGGCATGGGCAGGAATTGAATTCGGCCGTCTTCCGTGGTGGCTCTTGATTCCGCTGGCCTGCGGCATCGCTGTACTGGCCGGGGCCGCATGGGGAGCGATTCCGGGAGTTTTGAAAGCGCGCTTCGGATCGCATGAGGTCATCAATACCATCATGATGAATTTCATTGCCGCAGGAATCGCGAGTGCGCTGACACAGTCTTATTTCAAGGAGCAGGGGGATCCCATCCTGGAGACTCGTGCCATAGCGGGGGCGGGGCACATCCCCCGGTTAGGCCGGTTCATTCCCGGATTGCCCTCACGGTTGCCGTTGAATTTTGCGTTTCTGCTGGCCCTGGCGGCTTGCGCGCTGGTCTATGTTTTCCTCTGGCGTACGAAGTGGGGATACGAAATCCGTGCGACAGGTTCGAACCCGAGCGCCGCTGAATATGGCGGCATCTCCGTAAAGAAGGAGATTGTTCTGGCTATGGCCGTTTCCGGCGGTCTTGCGGGCTTCGTTGCGGTCAATGAAGTCCTCGGTTATCGCTATCGGTACTACCAGGATTTTTCTGCAAACTACGGCTTCACTGGAATAGCCGTGGCGTTGCTTGGACGCAATCACCCTCTTGGCGTTCTTCTCGCTGCGCTGTTTTTCGGAGCCCTCACGCGCGGCGGGCTGTTTGTGGACATTTTCACGGAGCACGTTTCGAAAGATCTGGTCTTCGTTCTGCAGGCACTCATTATCCTTTTCGTCGCCGCGGAAGCCCTGTTCCGGAGGCGCATGGGTAAACGCGTTTCATGA
- a CDS encoding ABC transporter ATP-binding protein, translated as MLELRNITKRFGQVLANDHINIVVRSGTIHAVVGENGAGKSTAMRLAYGFYRPDGGEILVDGNIQSIQNPHDAIALGIGMVHQHFMLVDTMTVAENIILGAEPGTAAALDVRGAEKQIAALSEEFHLAINPRSIVETLSVGEQQRVELLKALYRQARILILDEPTAVLTPLEVEEFFQILRRMRGQGKTIIIITHKLEEVLAISDEVTVMRDGRVVGQRNTRETNAAELARLMVGREVLLRVEKTPARPAGLVLEVRNLSVKKSDGGRPVSEVSFAVRSGEIVGIAGVEGNGQTELIEALAGLSDPSAISGQVFFDGNTITDMPARARKERGIAHIPEDRHRRGLLLDSPLTENAILGVHYRKPAVRHFGGILLDEPAIRARTEQIIRDFDVRPANADLPVRALSGGNQQKLIIGREFDLPPKLLLVSQPTRGVDIGAIEFIHRKLVALRDAGCAILLVSAELEEVTALADRLMVLYQGRIAGEVDPVRATKEEIGLMMTGGR; from the coding sequence ATGCTCGAGCTGCGAAACATCACGAAGCGCTTCGGCCAGGTTCTCGCCAACGACCACATCAATATCGTCGTCCGTAGCGGAACGATCCATGCTGTTGTCGGCGAGAACGGCGCCGGCAAGTCAACTGCCATGCGTCTGGCCTATGGATTTTACCGGCCCGACGGCGGCGAAATTCTGGTCGACGGCAACATTCAATCTATCCAGAACCCCCACGACGCGATCGCATTGGGAATCGGGATGGTGCATCAGCACTTCATGCTGGTCGACACGATGACGGTTGCCGAGAATATTATTCTCGGCGCCGAGCCCGGCACCGCCGCCGCTCTCGATGTGCGTGGAGCGGAGAAACAGATTGCCGCCCTGTCCGAAGAATTTCACCTCGCGATCAATCCCCGCTCGATTGTTGAAACGCTCTCCGTCGGAGAGCAGCAGCGCGTGGAACTGCTGAAGGCGCTGTATCGGCAGGCGCGCATTCTGATCCTCGACGAGCCGACGGCAGTGCTGACTCCTCTTGAAGTGGAAGAGTTTTTCCAGATCCTCCGGCGGATGCGCGGACAGGGAAAAACCATCATCATCATTACCCACAAGCTCGAGGAGGTCCTGGCCATTTCCGACGAAGTGACCGTCATGCGTGATGGCCGCGTTGTCGGACAACGGAATACGCGCGAAACGAATGCGGCGGAGCTGGCTCGCCTGATGGTCGGCAGGGAAGTGCTGTTGCGGGTCGAAAAAACACCGGCACGTCCTGCGGGACTGGTTTTGGAGGTGCGAAATCTCTCCGTGAAGAAATCGGACGGCGGCCGGCCCGTCAGTGAAGTGTCTTTCGCGGTGCGCTCCGGCGAGATCGTTGGTATCGCTGGGGTCGAGGGGAACGGACAGACAGAATTGATTGAAGCGCTGGCCGGTCTTTCGGATCCGTCCGCTATCTCAGGTCAGGTTTTCTTTGATGGAAACACAATCACGGACATGCCGGCACGGGCCCGTAAAGAACGGGGCATTGCTCACATTCCCGAAGACCGTCACCGGCGAGGGCTTCTGCTGGATTCTCCTCTCACTGAGAATGCAATCCTTGGAGTGCACTACCGGAAGCCCGCGGTGCGGCATTTCGGAGGTATCTTGCTGGATGAGCCGGCCATTCGCGCACGCACGGAACAGATCATTCGCGATTTCGATGTGCGTCCTGCAAACGCGGATCTACCGGTACGCGCGCTATCCGGCGGAAACCAGCAGAAGCTGATTATCGGCCGCGAATTTGACTTGCCGCCGAAGCTGCTGCTGGTGTCGCAGCCGACGCGTGGCGTGGATATCGGGGCGATCGAGTTTATCCATCGAAAACTGGTGGCCTTGCGCGATGCCGGTTGCGCGATCCTGCTGGTGTCTGCCGAACTCGAGGAAGTCACGGCTCTGGCCGACCGGTTGATGGTCCTCTATCAAGGCCGCATCGCCGGCGAAGTGGATCCCGTTCGAGCGACAAAAGAGGAAATCGGCTTGATGATGACAGGCGGCAGATGA
- a CDS encoding BMP family ABC transporter substrate-binding protein, which translates to MKWFAAILMACAAVLTGCNRAGYAADDTSKVHVGIVFDIGGKDDHSFNAAALQGVKRAAMDLPIVVRDVEPGDATSVEPAMRAFAERGYDLIIGVGFNQTPIVDSVAKDYPNLNFAIIDGVSQLPNVASLVFREHEGSYLVGMIAAMTSRSHAIGFVGGMDVPLIRKFEVGYEEGAKAVDPKTRVIANYVGVTDAAWNDPVKGKELAQTQIEKGADVIFAAAGNSGLGAFDAVEQYGKDSQGRARAFAIGVDSNQNWVKPGFILTSMVKRVDNAVYQIVKDRVENRPLGGVHSYGLDNDGIGYSLDDFNKSLIPVSTLAAVESAKQKIIAGQIKVTNAMEK; encoded by the coding sequence ATGAAATGGTTTGCCGCGATTCTGATGGCTTGTGCGGCCGTTCTGACGGGCTGCAACCGGGCAGGATATGCCGCCGACGATACCTCGAAAGTTCATGTCGGGATCGTTTTCGATATCGGCGGGAAAGACGACCACTCCTTCAATGCTGCTGCATTGCAGGGCGTAAAGCGCGCCGCCATGGACCTTCCGATTGTGGTGCGCGACGTCGAGCCGGGCGACGCGACTTCCGTGGAGCCGGCGATGCGTGCGTTTGCCGAACGAGGCTATGACCTTATAATCGGCGTTGGCTTTAATCAGACACCCATTGTCGATTCGGTTGCGAAGGACTATCCCAACCTGAATTTCGCCATCATCGATGGCGTAAGCCAGCTCCCCAATGTCGCCTCGCTGGTTTTCAGGGAACATGAAGGTTCCTATCTGGTCGGAATGATCGCCGCGATGACGTCCAGGAGCCACGCGATTGGTTTTGTCGGCGGTATGGACGTTCCGCTCATTCGAAAATTCGAGGTTGGATACGAAGAGGGCGCCAAGGCTGTCGATCCGAAGACTCGCGTCATTGCGAATTACGTCGGCGTCACGGATGCTGCATGGAACGATCCGGTCAAAGGCAAAGAACTGGCGCAAACTCAGATTGAAAAAGGGGCGGACGTGATCTTTGCCGCAGCCGGAAATTCGGGCCTCGGCGCCTTCGACGCTGTCGAGCAATACGGCAAGGACAGTCAGGGACGTGCCAGGGCGTTCGCGATCGGCGTCGATTCAAACCAGAACTGGGTCAAACCGGGATTCATCCTCACCAGCATGGTCAAGCGCGTCGATAACGCGGTGTATCAGATCGTGAAAGATCGCGTGGAAAACCGGCCGCTTGGCGGCGTGCACAGCTACGGCCTGGACAACGACGGCATCGGCTATTCTCTCGACGACTTTAACAAGAGCCTGATCCCAGTCTCCACCCTCGCCGCCGTCGAATCCGCAAAACAAAAAATCATTGCCGGTCAAATCAAAGTCACCAACGCGATGGAGAAGTGA
- a CDS encoding sigma-54 dependent transcriptional regulator, translating to MPAKRILVVDDEPNIGRSLQMILEGEGYGVLVCANAAEFRARLSKYRPDACLIDVRLPDGSGIGLLPLLHVPAIMISGHGTIADAVQALRAGAFDFLEKPLSRDKVLIVLKNALEQASLKRENERYREMVGEGPKMIGSSPALRQAIEQATLVARSDARVLLSGESGTGKELLAEHIHRESPFAAGPFVKVNCAAIPAELLESELFGHEKGAFTGAVAARRGKFELADGGTIFLDEVGDLHEGSQAKLLRVLQEGEFQRVGGEQTFRVSVRVVSATNRDLQELIGQNKFREDLFYRLSVVPIRAPALRERPEEIRDLAHYFLNEFCLRNNFRPKAIEDEVFGFFENYSWPGNVRELKNTTERMAILSSEDRLTASSIPLEIRLAAEGEAPSNLHETRNSAERESILKALEQTNWNVSGAARVLGIERTNLHKRIRALGITKMR from the coding sequence GTGCCGGCTAAACGGATTCTTGTCGTCGACGATGAGCCGAACATCGGGAGATCGCTGCAGATGATTCTTGAAGGCGAGGGTTATGGCGTCCTGGTCTGCGCGAACGCCGCCGAGTTTCGGGCGCGCTTGAGTAAATATCGGCCTGACGCGTGCCTGATCGATGTCCGGTTGCCCGACGGAAGCGGAATCGGCCTGCTGCCGCTGCTGCATGTTCCCGCCATCATGATTTCGGGTCACGGGACGATCGCCGATGCCGTGCAGGCCCTGCGCGCGGGCGCATTCGATTTTCTCGAGAAGCCTTTGTCGCGCGATAAGGTTCTCATCGTTCTGAAAAACGCGCTCGAACAGGCGAGTCTGAAGCGCGAGAACGAGCGCTATCGCGAGATGGTCGGGGAAGGACCGAAAATGATCGGCTCCAGCCCCGCGCTGAGGCAGGCGATCGAACAGGCCACGCTTGTCGCCAGATCGGATGCCCGTGTTTTGCTGAGCGGTGAATCCGGCACCGGAAAAGAGCTGCTGGCGGAACACATTCATCGCGAGAGCCCGTTTGCGGCCGGGCCGTTCGTAAAAGTAAATTGCGCCGCGATACCGGCTGAATTGCTTGAGAGCGAACTGTTCGGGCATGAAAAGGGCGCCTTCACCGGCGCCGTTGCTGCCCGGCGCGGCAAATTCGAACTGGCCGACGGGGGGACCATCTTTCTCGATGAGGTCGGCGACCTTCACGAGGGGTCGCAGGCAAAGCTGCTCCGCGTCCTTCAGGAGGGAGAGTTTCAGCGTGTCGGAGGCGAACAGACGTTCCGCGTTTCGGTCCGCGTCGTTTCTGCGACCAATCGCGATCTTCAGGAACTCATCGGCCAGAATAAGTTTCGCGAGGATTTGTTCTACCGCCTCAGCGTGGTCCCGATTCGTGCCCCTGCATTGCGTGAGCGGCCGGAGGAGATTCGGGACCTGGCGCATTACTTCCTCAACGAGTTTTGCCTTCGAAACAATTTCAGGCCCAAAGCCATCGAAGACGAAGTCTTCGGATTCTTCGAAAACTATTCCTGGCCGGGAAATGTGCGGGAACTGAAGAATACGACCGAAAGAATGGCGATTCTTTCATCCGAAGATCGTCTGACGGCGTCTTCTATCCCTTTGGAAATCCGCCTGGCAGCCGAGGGTGAAGCGCCATCCAACCTGCATGAAACGCGCAATTCCGCCGAGCGTGAAAGCATCCTGAAAGCTCTCGAGCAAACGAACTGGAATGTGTCCGGCGCCGCGCGAGTGCTTGGGATCGAGCGGACAAACCTTCATAAGAGAATTCGAGCCCTCGGCATTACGAAGATGAGGTGA